A genomic stretch from Colwellia sp. Arc7-635 includes:
- a CDS encoding DUF1414 domain-containing protein, with protein MPIVSKYSNERVEKIIKDLHDVLVKESATPDLALMCLGNTLTEIIVNNVPKKQQEAIVDNFTGALKQSIKNSK; from the coding sequence ATGCCTATTGTATCCAAGTATTCCAACGAACGTGTAGAAAAAATTATTAAAGATTTGCATGATGTACTCGTAAAAGAGTCTGCAACCCCTGATCTAGCGCTAATGTGCCTAGGAAATACCCTAACAGAAATTATTGTAAATAATGTGCCTAAAAAGCAACAAGAAGCCATAGTAGACAATTTTACCGGCGCATTAAAACAATCTATAAAAAATTCTAAATAA
- a CDS encoding transposase yields MTTPRKQQISLADTAYYHCITRCVRRAFLCGEDKHSGQSFEHRRGWIEDKLHFLTQVFAIDVCAYAVMNNHYHVVLFVDEEKAKQWSMTEVLERWHRLYKGTLLTKQYLNGDTLSEPLLDTVKATAGTLRRRLIDISWFMRYINEGVARAANQEDDCIGRFWEARFHSQALLDEAAIAACMAYVDLNPIRANIADTPETSSHTSVKLRCEQAKTGKQPSTLMPFVGNPRQDMPKGLPFDLTDYLQLIDITGRSIREDKHGFIEQSQPGILKRLNISAEHWLIITTEFRTQFHGAVGREAALSDFCEHQHLKRRQNLSHCNQLFA; encoded by the coding sequence ATGACAACCCCAAGAAAGCAACAAATCAGTTTAGCGGATACAGCTTATTACCACTGTATTACACGTTGTGTAAGGCGTGCGTTTTTATGTGGTGAAGATAAGCATTCAGGCCAAAGCTTTGAACACCGGCGAGGCTGGATAGAAGATAAACTGCATTTCCTCACACAAGTTTTTGCCATTGACGTATGTGCCTATGCGGTGATGAACAATCACTATCATGTGGTGTTATTTGTCGATGAAGAAAAAGCCAAACAATGGAGTATGACGGAAGTGCTTGAGCGCTGGCATCGATTATACAAAGGTACGCTATTAACCAAGCAATATCTTAACGGTGACACACTCAGCGAACCGCTACTCGATACAGTCAAAGCAACGGCAGGGACGCTTCGTCGTCGTCTCATCGATATCAGTTGGTTTATGCGCTATATTAATGAAGGAGTTGCTCGCGCTGCCAATCAAGAAGATGATTGTATAGGTCGTTTTTGGGAAGCTAGATTTCACTCTCAAGCACTGTTAGATGAAGCGGCCATTGCTGCTTGTATGGCGTATGTTGATTTAAATCCTATACGCGCTAATATCGCTGACACCCCAGAAACCTCTAGCCACACCAGCGTTAAACTGCGCTGCGAACAAGCTAAAACAGGTAAACAACCGAGCACACTGATGCCATTTGTCGGTAACCCCAGACAAGATATGCCCAAAGGCCTACCGTTTGACTTAACAGATTACCTGCAACTTATTGATATCACTGGGCGAAGTATTCGGGAAGACAAACATGGTTTTATCGAACAAAGCCAACCAGGAATCCTCAAACGCTTAAATATATCAGCAGAGCACTGGTTAATTATCACCACCGAGTTTAGAACACAATTTCATGGTGCAGTCGGCCGAGAAGCGGCTTTGAGTGACTTTTGTGAACATCAACACTTAAAGCG
- a CDS encoding DUF3413 domain-containing protein translates to MVSFESKPYSKRLLQLISWSHWFTFFNILAAILLSSIYILSESMPDTLLGKTYLVTTWLSHMAFLTFMSFVLILFPITILFPRTRFIRAVASIIFTAELLLLLLDAYIYTRLGYHLNISSSAPILELITNEIQQNSRAFWFVSLVLTLVILSFELITSNYAWKHLKELQKTIFARFIVIPLVAFFFFSHMVHIWADANLEYDVLRQDTVLPLSYPSTAKTLLTKYGMFDEVDYIARRTSPLAFTDAVPPYPLYQGQCPSESVISQSVFMVLTDQTLQTHQLDKIKHRIKLGKLSLDNHVDNALPKEAWFNLFYSLPSIYKTTLLEQQAQPLLFQIMTQKNLAKSFTIVGEDNNEASVNNTESLLSLTGQLFPTTTKLDDISSLIFADKLNNYAPGLHVFYFKGDNSYQFELFLDALISAQNKKHEEQQNKDILWISSIGNNSLDTSLSMKPALLVLPKSKNRSIDKLTSHMDVQPTLIKQWLGCDIQPKSYSNGTDIKKLSNDRIIANTMDNGIVVFNKDKSMFVDQNGNFQSYSIQLAAPITAQPDFPLMIDGVHFIKQFTKQENNVQ, encoded by the coding sequence ATGGTTTCATTTGAATCAAAACCCTACAGTAAGCGCCTGTTACAGTTAATTAGCTGGAGCCACTGGTTCACTTTTTTCAATATTCTAGCGGCGATTTTACTATCGTCAATTTACATATTAAGTGAATCAATGCCCGACACCTTGTTAGGTAAAACCTACTTGGTGACTACGTGGTTAAGCCACATGGCTTTCTTAACTTTTATGAGTTTTGTACTCATTCTATTTCCAATCACCATACTGTTCCCTCGAACCCGCTTTATCAGGGCCGTCGCTTCAATAATTTTTACCGCCGAGTTATTACTTTTGTTACTCGACGCTTATATTTATACCCGCCTGGGCTATCACTTAAATATTTCATCCAGTGCTCCGATACTGGAACTTATTACCAACGAAATTCAACAAAATAGCCGAGCATTTTGGTTTGTCAGTTTAGTATTAACCTTGGTGATATTGTCCTTTGAACTTATCACTTCAAATTACGCTTGGAAGCATTTAAAAGAATTACAAAAAACTATTTTTGCACGTTTTATTGTTATTCCATTAGTGGCGTTTTTCTTCTTTAGTCATATGGTGCATATTTGGGCTGACGCTAATTTAGAATACGACGTACTGCGCCAAGACACTGTATTACCTTTGTCTTATCCTTCAACGGCAAAAACCCTATTAACCAAATATGGCATGTTCGATGAAGTCGACTATATTGCGCGTCGTACTAGCCCATTAGCTTTCACTGATGCGGTACCGCCATACCCACTTTATCAAGGCCAATGTCCTAGTGAATCAGTAATAAGTCAGTCGGTTTTCATGGTACTTACCGACCAAACATTACAAACGCACCAATTAGATAAAATAAAGCATAGAATCAAGCTAGGTAAGCTCTCGCTAGACAATCACGTAGATAACGCGTTACCAAAAGAAGCCTGGTTCAACTTGTTTTATAGCCTACCAAGTATCTATAAAACCACTTTGCTTGAGCAACAAGCGCAACCGTTATTATTTCAAATAATGACACAGAAAAACTTAGCTAAATCGTTCACGATTGTCGGTGAAGATAACAACGAAGCTTCAGTAAATAATACCGAAAGTTTGCTTAGTCTTACCGGCCAATTATTCCCAACAACAACCAAGCTTGATGATATCTCTAGTTTAATATTTGCCGATAAACTTAATAATTATGCCCCTGGTTTACACGTATTTTATTTTAAAGGTGACAACAGTTATCAATTTGAATTGTTTTTAGATGCCTTAATTTCAGCGCAAAATAAAAAGCATGAAGAACAGCAAAACAAAGATATTCTTTGGATAAGCTCTATTGGTAATAACAGCCTAGATACGAGTTTATCTATGAAGCCAGCCCTGCTTGTTTTACCTAAAAGTAAAAACAGATCGATTGATAAATTAACCAGCCATATGGATGTGCAACCAACGCTAATTAAACAATGGTTAGGCTGTGATATTCAACCCAAAAGCTATAGCAACGGCACTGATATTAAAAAATTAAGTAATGACCGTATTATTGCTAATACCATGGATAATGGCATCGTGGTGTTTAACAAAGATAAATCAATGTTTGTTGATCAAAACGGTAACTTTCAAAGTTACTCAATTCAACTCGCAGCGCCGATCACTGCCCAACCTGATTTTCCTTTGATGATTGACGGTGTACATTTTATCAAGCAATTCACTAAACAAGAGAATAACGTACAGTAA
- a CDS encoding DUF3012 domain-containing protein has translation MKKIALVLLSMLLVSACAPEIGSEDWCAQLKEKPKADWTVTEAKDYTKHCIF, from the coding sequence ATGAAAAAAATAGCATTAGTATTATTGAGCATGTTGTTAGTAAGCGCATGTGCACCAGAAATTGGCAGTGAAGATTGGTGTGCACAATTGAAAGAAAAGCCGAAAGCGGATTGGACTGTTACAGAAGCAAAAGACTACACTAAACATTGTATTTTTTAA
- a CDS encoding radical SAM protein, with amino-acid sequence MYPLDYIEPVFRPPSEWKSLILQVTNGCSYNKCTFCDMYTSDSKKFKPKKLEDIEQELQAIVASSLPVGRVFLADGDAMMLPFKRLKDILLLIKQYLPQVTRVSSYCLPRNLTNKTVEQLADLNQLGLKLVYIGCESGDDEVLALIEKGETYQSSLIALQKIKQAGMKSSVMILNGLGGPALSKQHAINSARLMNEAQPDFLSTLVVSFPLGEARFAKNFPQHQPFRLLNQQELFNEMKILLSELTLEKTIFRSDHASNYLVLKGVLGKDKAMLINTVQMAIDKSNSIPIRQEWQRGL; translated from the coding sequence ATGTATCCATTAGACTATATTGAACCTGTTTTTCGACCACCAAGTGAGTGGAAAAGCCTGATTTTACAAGTAACAAACGGATGCTCATACAATAAATGCACCTTTTGCGATATGTACACCAGCGACAGTAAAAAGTTTAAACCCAAAAAACTAGAAGATATCGAACAAGAGTTACAAGCCATCGTTGCCTCGTCATTGCCTGTTGGCCGCGTATTTTTAGCTGACGGCGACGCTATGATGCTGCCATTTAAACGCTTGAAAGATATTCTGTTACTGATCAAACAATATTTACCGCAAGTAACACGTGTTTCAAGCTACTGCTTACCTAGAAACTTAACCAACAAAACTGTTGAACAGCTCGCTGACCTAAACCAGTTAGGTTTAAAGCTGGTTTATATTGGCTGTGAAAGTGGTGATGATGAAGTACTGGCGTTGATAGAAAAAGGAGAAACATACCAAAGTTCGCTTATTGCTTTGCAGAAAATAAAACAGGCTGGCATGAAATCGTCGGTGATGATTTTAAATGGTTTAGGCGGCCCAGCATTATCAAAGCAACATGCTATTAACTCAGCGCGTTTAATGAATGAAGCTCAGCCGGACTTTCTCTCCACCTTAGTGGTCAGTTTTCCGTTAGGTGAAGCTCGTTTTGCGAAAAATTTTCCACAACACCAGCCATTTCGTTTGTTAAATCAGCAAGAGCTATTTAATGAAATGAAAATTTTGCTTTCAGAGCTAACATTAGAAAAAACCATTTTTAGATCTGATCATGCTTCAAATTATTTAGTCTTAAAAGGTGTATTAGGCAAAGATAAAGCAATGCTAATTAATACGGTGCAAATGGCAATCGACAAATCCAACAGCATACCTATTCGACAAGAATGGCAGCGAGGCTTATAA
- a CDS encoding 6-carboxytetrahydropterin synthase codes for MQLFVNDLTVIDFSYCCPERGIVGESWIVDVLLDGSLNEMSMVLDFAVVKKQIKAIIDDAVDHKLLLPMLDESITVTDSDARADHKFVDFSSKQGNYNLQSPCSAFAKITAKAIDVASVTTYLTKIILAQLPKNVQGLTLNLRPENIDGAYYHYTHGLKLHDGNCQRIAHGHRSKIHLYKNGERSAELEAAWSLRWQDIYIASEVDRISAADIELSPAAKANMTSDQQLFSYYAPQGRFDIAVPSKILDVVDCDSTVELLADFILRQLKQASPNDEFKVVAFEGVAKGAIANG; via the coding sequence ATGCAGTTATTTGTAAATGATTTGACCGTAATCGACTTCTCTTATTGTTGTCCTGAGCGTGGTATTGTTGGTGAAAGTTGGATTGTTGACGTTCTACTCGACGGTAGTTTAAACGAAATGAGCATGGTGCTTGATTTTGCTGTCGTTAAAAAGCAAATTAAAGCTATTATTGATGACGCGGTTGACCATAAGTTATTATTGCCGATGTTAGATGAGTCGATAACCGTTACTGATTCTGATGCTCGTGCAGACCATAAATTTGTTGACTTTAGCTCTAAACAAGGTAATTACAATTTACAATCACCTTGCAGTGCCTTTGCCAAAATCACGGCTAAAGCAATTGACGTAGCATCAGTGACCACTTATTTAACAAAGATCATTCTTGCGCAACTACCTAAAAATGTTCAAGGCTTAACACTGAATTTACGTCCAGAAAACATAGATGGTGCTTATTATCACTATACCCATGGTTTGAAGCTGCATGATGGTAACTGTCAGCGAATTGCTCATGGTCATCGTTCTAAAATACATCTTTATAAAAATGGCGAACGCAGTGCTGAGTTAGAAGCGGCTTGGAGCTTACGTTGGCAAGATATTTACATCGCCAGTGAAGTCGATCGTATTAGCGCTGCTGATATTGAATTGTCACCAGCAGCAAAAGCCAATATGACGAGCGATCAGCAGTTATTCTCTTACTATGCTCCACAAGGTCGCTTTGATATTGCTGTGCCAAGTAAAATTTTGGATGTGGTTGATTGTGATTCTACCGTTGAGCTTTTAGCTGACTTCATTTTACGTCAACTTAAACAAGCATCACCCAATGATGAATTTAAAGTCGTTGCTTTTGAAGGTGTTGCTAAAGGTGCGATTGCTAATGGTTAA
- a CDS encoding M23 family metallopeptidase, with amino-acid sequence MVNKFSLLFNVFKKTSLCAVFSTMLKTVLTTVLMTTTVSAQTLLTEQFFQGALIVGKTAPTNKVLLNGKAIKVSENGDYALGFSRDEKNNSELVIISPKGEIEKRLLKPLKREYNIQRIEGIAKKIMNPNKKANVRVGQDNKQIAKARKIDSDLTAFAQGFIAPIEGIITGVYGSQRYFNGVPKWPHYGLDYAGKTGDPVKAPADGTVLMFVPDMFYSGGTMIIDHGHGVSSTFLHLSDSYVKVGDKVHQGQRVAAVGASGRATGPHLDWRINWFNMRLDPALVLKLKPL; translated from the coding sequence ATGGTTAATAAATTTTCGTTATTGTTTAATGTGTTCAAAAAAACAAGCTTATGTGCTGTTTTCAGTACCATGTTAAAGACAGTGCTAACGACAGTGCTAATGACAACTACGGTATCAGCACAAACATTGTTAACCGAACAGTTTTTTCAAGGTGCATTAATTGTTGGTAAAACAGCGCCAACAAATAAAGTACTGCTAAATGGCAAAGCGATCAAAGTATCTGAAAATGGTGACTATGCGCTAGGCTTTAGCCGAGATGAAAAGAACAATAGCGAATTAGTCATTATTAGCCCAAAGGGTGAGATTGAAAAGCGTCTATTAAAGCCGTTAAAACGTGAATATAATATTCAACGCATTGAAGGTATCGCTAAAAAAATCATGAACCCGAATAAAAAAGCCAATGTTCGGGTTGGGCAAGACAATAAACAAATTGCCAAGGCTCGAAAAATTGATAGTGATTTAACCGCATTTGCTCAGGGCTTTATCGCACCAATTGAAGGTATTATTACCGGTGTTTACGGCAGCCAACGCTATTTCAATGGCGTACCTAAATGGCCACATTACGGTTTAGATTACGCCGGTAAAACGGGCGATCCAGTGAAAGCGCCTGCCGATGGAACGGTACTAATGTTTGTGCCAGACATGTTTTATTCTGGTGGCACCATGATCATTGACCACGGGCATGGTGTTAGCTCAACATTTTTACATTTGAGTGATTCTTATGTAAAAGTGGGTGACAAAGTTCACCAAGGGCAGCGAGTAGCGGCTGTTGGCGCGAGCGGCAGGGCAACTGGTCCTCATTTAGACTGGCGTATAAACTGGTTTAATATGAGATTAGACCCAGCACTGGTATTAAAACTTAAGCCTTTATAA
- the yejK gene encoding nucleoid-associated protein YejK produces the protein MSLIISNIALHFLSKKEETGEVLLRLGPEDVAASSKIESFVDALHKIYNSKGSKAYGHFSSMPAAGDSARFVDIMESYLGEAQTFHQFSSQAGNLLKNELEKYDLAETGYLIICHYEYMGGRYLLAAVIPISEHYSVDGELNISADQHLDTNKLQLAARIDLFDYQNNAEGNRYISFIKGRAGRKVSDFFLDFLSCEEGLNSKEQTQTLVQAVEDYVAVNQFDANEKQQTRKELLSYCKEQKESAQDVSLQEIGNVIKTEESNQDFYKFCQEQSYPIEESFPHDQAVVNKVTKYAGYGNGISLSFERSHFGQDVVYNPANESITIFKVPPNLKEQLFALLENDRKQNEQKISASLDNTDSADENEF, from the coding sequence ATGAGCTTAATAATTTCGAACATTGCACTGCATTTTTTATCAAAAAAAGAAGAAACTGGTGAAGTTTTACTCAGGTTAGGTCCTGAGGACGTTGCCGCAAGTAGCAAAATTGAAAGTTTTGTTGATGCACTTCATAAAATTTATAACAGCAAAGGCAGTAAAGCATACGGACATTTCTCGTCGATGCCTGCTGCAGGTGATAGCGCCCGCTTTGTTGATATTATGGAAAGCTATTTAGGTGAAGCACAAACTTTTCACCAATTTAGTAGCCAAGCCGGTAATTTACTTAAAAATGAATTAGAAAAATATGACTTAGCAGAAACCGGCTATTTAATTATTTGTCACTATGAATATATGGGGGGCCGTTATTTGTTAGCCGCAGTGATCCCTATTTCTGAGCATTACTCAGTCGATGGTGAATTAAATATTTCAGCTGATCAGCATTTAGATACCAATAAACTGCAATTAGCGGCGCGTATTGATTTATTCGATTATCAAAACAATGCGGAAGGTAATCGTTATATTTCGTTTATAAAAGGTCGCGCTGGTCGTAAAGTGTCTGACTTTTTCTTAGATTTTTTAAGCTGTGAAGAAGGTTTAAACTCGAAAGAGCAAACGCAAACCTTGGTTCAAGCAGTTGAAGACTATGTTGCTGTCAATCAGTTTGACGCGAATGAAAAACAACAAACGCGTAAAGAACTTTTAAGTTATTGCAAAGAGCAAAAAGAATCAGCACAAGATGTTTCATTGCAAGAAATCGGCAATGTAATTAAAACGGAAGAAAGTAACCAAGACTTCTACAAATTTTGCCAAGAGCAATCATACCCAATTGAAGAGTCTTTCCCGCATGATCAAGCGGTAGTGAATAAAGTCACTAAGTACGCAGGTTACGGTAATGGCATTAGTTTAAGCTTTGAACGTAGTCATTTTGGCCAAGATGTTGTTTATAATCCGGCCAATGAAAGTATTACTATCTTTAAAGTGCCACCAAACTTAAAAGAGCAATTATTTGCGTTATTAGAAAATGATCGCAAGCAAAACGAACAAAAGATCAGTGCTTCATTAGACAATACTGATAGCGCAGACGAAAATGAATTCTAA
- the pyrC gene encoding dihydroorotase: MTTLTITRPDDWHVHLRDGAALNTTVADISRYFGRAIIMPNLVPPVTNAELAVQYHQRIMAAQPSAQFQPLMVLYLTDQTTAEDIKAAKASGIVYAAKLYPAGATTNSSSGVTSVDNIAAVLAAMEEVNMPLLVHGEVTDHDIDIFDREAVFIDTILRPLVAKYPTLKIVLEHITTKDAVDFVKAAGDNVAATITVHHLLFNRNHMLVGGIRPHYYCLPILKRNIHQHALVEAATSGSEKFFLGTDSAPHPQHAKESACGCAGAYTAHAAIELYAEAFEAANALDKLEGFASLHGPKFYNLPVNSDKITLEKTQWAVPATMAFGDDVVVPIRANETIAWQVKL, translated from the coding sequence ATGACAACATTAACGATTACTCGCCCTGACGATTGGCATGTACATTTGCGTGATGGCGCTGCCTTAAATACCACGGTAGCTGATATTAGCCGTTACTTTGGCCGCGCTATTATTATGCCAAACCTTGTACCACCAGTGACCAATGCTGAATTGGCCGTTCAATACCATCAACGTATTATGGCGGCGCAGCCAAGCGCACAATTTCAACCGTTAATGGTGTTGTATTTGACCGATCAAACCACCGCTGAAGACATAAAAGCAGCAAAAGCATCTGGTATTGTTTACGCCGCGAAGCTTTATCCGGCAGGTGCAACCACAAACTCTTCATCGGGCGTAACCAGTGTTGATAACATTGCTGCTGTGTTGGCCGCGATGGAAGAAGTGAACATGCCATTGTTAGTGCATGGTGAAGTGACCGATCATGATATTGATATTTTCGATCGTGAAGCGGTGTTTATTGACACCATTTTGCGCCCGTTAGTGGCAAAATACCCAACATTAAAAATAGTGCTAGAACATATCACGACTAAAGATGCGGTTGATTTTGTTAAAGCAGCAGGTGATAACGTAGCGGCGACGATCACCGTTCATCATTTATTATTTAACCGTAACCACATGCTAGTGGGCGGCATTCGTCCGCATTATTATTGTTTGCCGATTTTAAAACGTAATATTCATCAGCATGCCTTAGTAGAAGCGGCGACAAGCGGTAGCGAGAAATTTTTCTTAGGTACTGATTCTGCGCCACATCCACAGCATGCAAAAGAGTCTGCTTGTGGTTGCGCCGGTGCTTACACCGCACATGCGGCTATCGAGTTATATGCTGAAGCATTTGAAGCCGCTAACGCGCTTGATAAACTTGAAGGTTTCGCTAGCTTACATGGTCCTAAATTTTATAATTTACCGGTGAACAGCGATAAAATCACCTTAGAGAAAACACAATGGGCAGTGCCAGCAACCATGGCATTTGGTGATGATGTTGTTGTACCTATTCGAGCAAATGAAACGATTGCTTGGCAAGTTAAGTTGTAG